The genomic interval GGACCAACCGACGAAGACGAAGCGATCGCGCTTCAGCCAATCGTCGAGTACGTCAAACCAGCCGCGTTCTACTTGCGGACGTTCTACAGCTATCGTCATTGTTTGCTCAAACCCTTTTGCTTTATAAGAAATCGCTTGGGATTCTTAATTAAGTTAACATAAGTATATATTAATCGCAGGAGAAAATTCGTAAAGCCTCCTACGAAAACATAATAAAATTTTAATTCCGTGCCTGTTTGCCTACCCTGTAACGAATTGTAAATCCAAGGAAGAGAGTGTATCTCCTATGACAGCGAATACGGTTTCCACCAGCGATCGCGTTTGGCGTCAGCCAATTAAAGGGTCTCGGCGTCCCAGCAACTATTTCTGGGCTGTGGTCGTCACCGGCGGTGCCACGGGATTTCTGCTTTCGGGCATTTCCAGCTACACCCAAGTCAACCTGCTACCGTTTTCCGACCCCACCCAACTGGAATTTTTGCCCCAAGGCGCGGTCATGGGGTTTTACGGCGTTGCCGGTTTGTTGCTGGCACTGTATCTGTGGCTGACGCTGCTGTGGAATATCGGCGGCGGCTACAACGAGTTTAACCG from Geitlerinema sp. PCC 9228 carries:
- a CDS encoding photosystem I assembly protein Ycf4, producing MTANTVSTSDRVWRQPIKGSRRPSNYFWAVVVTGGATGFLLSGISSYTQVNLLPFSDPTQLEFLPQGAVMGFYGVAGLLLALYLWLTLLWNIGGGYNEFNRETGKAKIFRWGFPGKNRRIEVECNLEDIQSVRIEVKEGLNPKRALYLKVKGMREIPLTPAGGEPMRLSDLENRGADLARFLRVPLEGL